A genome region from Hippopotamus amphibius kiboko isolate mHipAmp2 chromosome 1, mHipAmp2.hap2, whole genome shotgun sequence includes the following:
- the LOC130832628 gene encoding adapter SH3BGRL-like: MVIRVYIASSSGSTAIKKKQQDVLGFLEANKIGFEEKDIAMNEENQKWMRENVPENSRPATGYPLPPQIFSESQYHGDHDAFFEATENNAVYAFLGLTAPPGSKEAEAQAKQQA; this comes from the coding sequence ATGGTGATCCGTGTGTATATTGCATCCTCCTCTGGCTCCACAGCAATTAAGAAGAAACAGCAAGATGTGCTTGGTTTCTTAGAAGCTAACAAAATAGGATTTGAAGAAAAAGATATTGCAATGAATGAAGAGAATCAGAAGTGGATGAGAGAAAATGTACCTGAAAACAGTCGACCAGCCACAGGGTACCCCCTGCCACCTCAGATTTTCAGTGAAAGCCAGTACCATGGGGACCATGATGCCTTCTTTGAAGCTACAGAAAATAATGCAGTGTATGCATTTTTAGGCTTGACAGCCCCACCTGGTTCAAAGGAAGCAGAAGCTCAGGCAAAGCAGCAAGCATGA